The window GGGGCACACCGACTCCGGCCACCACCCGGGTGGTGCAGATGGAGCCCGGCCCGATGCCCACCTTGACCGCGTCCGCCCCGGCCTTGATCAGGGCCTCGGTTCCTTCCGTGGTCGCCACGTTTCCGGCCACGACCTGTATCTCTGGATAATCGGACTTCAGCCTGGAGATAGCGGCAAGAATATTCTTGCTGTGTCCGTGCGCCGAGTCCAGGACCAGGACATCCACACCAGCGCTGACCAGGGCCGCGGAGCGTTCGTCCAGGTCCTCTCCGCCTCCGACCGCAGCCGCCACCCGCAAGCGGCCCAGCTCGTCCTTGCAGGCATCCGGATACTTCTTGATCTTGTCTATGTCCTTGATCGTGATCAACCCCTTGAGCTGGTACGCATCGTCCACGACCAAGAGCTTCTCGATCCTGTTCTTGTGCAGCAGGCGCTTGGCCTGTTCCAGGCTGGTCCCCGGAGGCACGGTGACCAGATGTTCACTGGTCATCACCTCCGAGACCTTGGTCTGCATGTCTTCCACAAACAAGACGTCCCGGTTGGTCACGATCCCCAGGAGCTGCTCGTTCTTGACCACAGGCAGTCCGGATATCCGGTATTCACCCATGATCTCCAGGGCCCGGCCCACGCTGCACTCCGGTTCGATGGTGATCGGGTCCACGATCATTCCGCTTTCGGACTTTTTGACTTTGTCCACCTCGACCCGCTGCCTGGAAATAGACATGTTC is drawn from Desulfovermiculus halophilus DSM 18834 and contains these coding sequences:
- the guaB gene encoding IMP dehydrogenase, which encodes MTKVLKHALTFDDVLLTPRYSEVLPDTVDVSTQLTPSIRLNIPLLSAAMDTVTESRLAISMARAGGIGVIHKNMSISRQRVEVDKVKKSESGMIVDPITIEPECSVGRALEIMGEYRISGLPVVKNEQLLGIVTNRDVLFVEDMQTKVSEVMTSEHLVTVPPGTSLEQAKRLLHKNRIEKLLVVDDAYQLKGLITIKDIDKIKKYPDACKDELGRLRVAAAVGGGEDLDERSAALVSAGVDVLVLDSAHGHSKNILAAISRLKSDYPEIQVVAGNVATTEGTEALIKAGADAVKVGIGPGSICTTRVVAGVGVPQVTAIMDAAKACRKHGRCLIADGGVKFSGDVVKALSAGADSVMMGSMLAGTEESPGETILYQGRRYKIYRGMGSIDAMKEGSSERYFQQQSNKYVPEGIVGRVPYKGKVKETLYQLVGGLRSGMGYVGCASIQELKEDSEFIQISAAGYKESHVHDVIITKESPNYQIESY